A portion of the Candidatus Schekmanbacteria bacterium genome contains these proteins:
- a CDS encoding PEP-CTERM sorting domain-containing protein, translating into MKFKVNLLILLCCVALFLFTSSQLNATVLNSSLTTDNEFYLYISTNDLIPGTLVGYGSNWGATYSYGSLLTANVTNYIHIYGIDWGGPQGLLGTFTLDDANFVFENGTNTLNTDTVNWDVNTTGFGNAYNAPVSYGLNGVSPWGYHPPISSTAEWIWDPSGNSYFANKSYFSTKIIPISVPAPEPSTMLLVGAGLLGMGFAIRKK; encoded by the coding sequence ATGAAGTTTAAAGTTAATCTTTTAATATTATTATGTTGCGTTGCGTTATTCCTTTTTACCTCTTCACAGCTTAATGCAACAGTCCTTAATTCGAGCCTTACAACTGATAACGAGTTTTATCTCTATATCAGTACCAATGATTTAATACCAGGTACACTTGTAGGTTATGGCAGTAATTGGGGTGCAACTTACAGCTATGGCTCACTGCTGACAGCTAACGTTACCAATTATATCCACATCTATGGTATTGACTGGGGTGGACCCCAGGGACTGCTTGGGACTTTTACATTAGATGATGCAAATTTCGTGTTTGAAAACGGGACTAATACATTGAACACCGATACGGTCAACTGGGATGTAAATACGACCGGTTTCGGCAACGCATATAATGCCCCTGTAAGTTACGGGTTAAACGGTGTGAGCCCATGGGGTTATCATCCACCTATATCCTCAACTGCAGAATGGATCTGGGACCCAAGCGGGAATTCGTATTTTGCTAACAAGTCTTATTTTTCTACAAAAATTATTCCTATCTCTGTTCCTGCACCTGAGCCATCGACTATGCTTCTGGTTGGAGCCGGACTTTTAGGAATGGGTTTTGCTATAAGAAAAAAATAA
- a CDS encoding alginate export family protein gives MMRLIRFSSTFIAAAIVFLLLMFPLKPAFSEIDIYKFPGDMGKLSFSGEMLWRYEYRDWFDPKPGYDNQYGFFFQRTRLGLKLDTKKIDVVVKGEYIHLFNLPERSIAPAPYGPLGLGAIYYAHNQSQGEAPHRVFLKNAYINLKDPFGVGISAKFGRYDYIDGLEVMTDNPKFNFLKNIRIGHRLISSIDWTAVSRSFDGGEISYDNRMVNVLAGITHPTEGGFDVDGQEAIEDVDLFYSSFTIKKSSLIPNTEMRFFYIYYDDDRRVSQRVDNTMLPAEKADIEIHTLGFNAVGIYGFGPGEIDMVLWSAFQFGDWYEQDHGAYAVATEVGYQMTGVPLKPWIRGGYFVSSGDGNPSDSDHKTFFQILPSSWLYARFPFYNAMNNKDLFGMLILKPFDNLTIRSDWHFIWLNEAKDRLYSGSGVSQERGDIFGYIGRLSMDRQYVGNLADISANLNVSKYLDVTAYYGHFFGGDVMNDLFLGKSDADYFYMEANFHF, from the coding sequence ATGATGAGACTGATACGCTTCAGTTCAACCTTTATTGCTGCAGCAATTGTTTTCCTATTACTAATGTTTCCGCTGAAACCAGCTTTTTCAGAAATCGATATTTATAAATTTCCCGGAGATATGGGGAAATTGTCATTTTCAGGCGAAATGCTATGGCGCTATGAATACAGGGATTGGTTCGACCCGAAACCCGGGTATGACAATCAGTATGGATTTTTCTTTCAAAGGACTCGTCTTGGGCTGAAACTTGATACTAAGAAAATAGATGTTGTTGTAAAAGGAGAGTATATACACCTTTTCAACCTTCCCGAGCGCTCTATTGCACCGGCGCCATATGGCCCGCTCGGACTTGGTGCGATTTATTATGCTCATAACCAGTCGCAGGGGGAGGCACCGCACAGGGTATTTTTGAAGAACGCTTACATTAATCTGAAAGATCCTTTTGGTGTGGGAATTTCTGCTAAGTTCGGTCGCTATGATTATATTGACGGGCTCGAAGTTATGACTGATAACCCGAAATTCAATTTCCTCAAGAACATAAGAATCGGGCACAGGCTGATAAGCTCAATAGATTGGACTGCTGTCAGCAGAAGTTTTGACGGCGGGGAGATTTCCTATGACAATAGAATGGTAAATGTACTTGCCGGCATAACCCATCCGACAGAAGGAGGATTTGATGTGGATGGCCAGGAGGCAATTGAAGATGTTGATCTTTTCTATTCATCTTTTACGATCAAAAAATCTTCTCTCATTCCAAATACTGAGATGAGATTTTTCTACATATACTATGATGATGACAGGAGGGTATCACAGAGAGTTGACAATACTATGCTGCCCGCAGAAAAGGCAGACATTGAAATACATACATTGGGGTTCAATGCAGTTGGGATTTATGGGTTTGGCCCCGGAGAAATTGATATGGTCTTGTGGTCTGCATTCCAGTTTGGCGACTGGTATGAACAAGATCATGGAGCCTATGCCGTTGCCACGGAAGTTGGATACCAGATGACGGGGGTTCCCCTTAAACCGTGGATAAGGGGAGGATATTTTGTAAGTTCGGGGGATGGAAATCCTTCAGACAGTGACCACAAGACTTTTTTTCAGATTCTTCCTTCTTCGTGGCTTTATGCACGGTTTCCCTTTTACAATGCCATGAACAATAAAGATCTTTTCGGTATGCTCATATTAAAGCCTTTTGACAATCTAACAATCAGGAGTGACTGGCATTTTATCTGGCTTAATGAGGCAAAAGACAGACTTTACTCTGGTAGCGGGGTTTCTCAGGAAAGAGGTGATATCTTTGGTTATATCGGGCGGCTGAGCATGGACAGACAATATGTTGGAAATCTTGCAGACATCTCTGCAAATTTGAACGTGTCAAAGTATCTTGACGTTACTGCGTATTACGGTCATTTTTTCGGAGGCGATGTGATGAACGACCTTTTTCTTGGCAAGAGCGATGCGGATTATTTCTACATGGAGGCGAATTTTCATTTCTGA
- a CDS encoding Eco57I restriction-modification methylase domain-containing protein, with amino-acid sequence MKAELSNTLDITRKHINGNSCRQERSRIGQFLTPAKIAQFMASLFKQDREHVRILDSGAGVGVLFAACIEMLLLRKQRPLSIKVVAYENDKSVLPHLNETMLRCKSICKEADIPFLGEIRTEDFLTSAIAQTEDGLFAVQCERFTHAILNPPYKKISEQSATRRLLDAAGVEVSNLYAAFVWLSAQMLESTGELVAITPRSFCNGPYFRRFRIALLDMMSLQHIHSFKSRKKAFGDDNVLQENVIYYAIRGERKPDCLIISSSEAMDFEKATERSVPYEHVILPGDRDAFIYLIMSNGDDRIMEQMRNFATSLDELDLDVSTGRVVDFRAEDHLRFLPEHGTAPLIYPCHFEDGFVNWPAKSGKKSNAIIITERTEDLLIDNRYYVLTKRFSSKEERRRIVAAVYDPHKIKTSLVGFENHLNYFHSRGKELSANMANGLALYLNSSLCDQYFRLFSGHTQVNATDLRKMRYPTRQQLLQLGAHIKHRMPDQETVDLLLKKICKNDC; translated from the coding sequence ATGAAAGCTGAACTATCAAACACATTAGACATTACACGTAAACACATAAACGGCAATAGCTGTCGACAGGAACGGTCGAGAATTGGACAGTTCTTAACACCCGCTAAAATTGCACAGTTTATGGCATCATTATTTAAGCAGGATAGAGAGCATGTTAGGATTTTGGATTCTGGAGCCGGCGTAGGTGTTCTGTTTGCTGCTTGCATTGAAATGTTACTTTTGAGGAAACAGCGTCCACTTTCGATTAAGGTAGTTGCATACGAAAATGATAAATCTGTTTTGCCACATTTGAATGAAACAATGTTGAGATGTAAATCTATATGTAAAGAAGCAGACATTCCATTTTTAGGAGAAATACGCACGGAAGATTTTTTAACAAGCGCCATAGCACAAACAGAGGATGGACTTTTTGCAGTTCAGTGTGAACGGTTTACTCATGCAATTCTGAATCCACCGTATAAAAAAATCTCTGAGCAATCAGCGACACGCAGATTGCTCGATGCAGCCGGAGTTGAGGTATCTAACCTATATGCTGCTTTCGTATGGTTATCAGCCCAAATGTTAGAGTCTACAGGTGAATTAGTAGCAATTACTCCCCGGAGTTTTTGTAATGGTCCATATTTCCGCCGATTCCGCATTGCACTGCTGGATATGATGAGTCTGCAACATATTCACTCGTTTAAATCCCGCAAAAAAGCATTCGGAGATGATAATGTTTTACAGGAAAATGTGATTTATTATGCCATCAGAGGAGAGCGAAAACCTGATTGCTTGATAATCTCTTCATCTGAAGCCATGGATTTTGAAAAAGCAACGGAAAGATCTGTGCCATATGAGCATGTGATTTTACCGGGTGATCGCGATGCCTTTATTTATCTTATAATGAGCAATGGAGATGACAGAATAATGGAGCAAATGAGAAATTTTGCAACATCACTCGATGAGCTAGACTTGGATGTTTCCACAGGTCGTGTTGTGGATTTTCGAGCAGAGGATCATCTTCGTTTTCTACCAGAACATGGTACTGCGCCACTCATCTATCCATGTCATTTCGAAGATGGTTTTGTAAATTGGCCTGCTAAATCAGGAAAGAAATCGAATGCGATTATTATCACAGAGCGTACAGAAGATTTATTGATAGACAATAGATATTATGTCCTCACCAAGCGTTTTTCATCAAAAGAAGAGAGGCGACGCATTGTTGCTGCGGTATATGATCCCCACAAGATTAAAACTTCGCTTGTTGGGTTTGAGAACCACCTGAATTATTTTCATTCACGAGGTAAGGAGTTATCTGCAAACATGGCCAATGGTTTAGCCTTGTACCTTAATTCTTCGCTCTGTGACCAATATTTTAGACTGTTTAGCGGACATACACAGGTCAATGCCACTGATCTTAGGAAAATGCGTTATCCTACCCGCCAGCAGTTGTTACAGCTAGGGGCACACATAAAGCATCGAATGCCTGATCAGGAAACAGTGGATCTTCTTTTGAAAAAAATATGCAAAAATGATTGCTAA
- a CDS encoding restriction endonuclease, which produces MEKTKRKIREALKILELLGFPKQQLNERSALTLLSLLDLKPNEKWESAKDKLIGITPMMEFFAKYYGKQYAPNSRETVRRQTVHQFVQAALIVPNPDNPSRPTNSGKTVYQIEPAALKLLREFGKPSWNKYLREYLRTVKTLKQLYARERDINRIPVKISNVLDIKLSPGGQNVLVKKIIDDFCPIFTPGGYVIYVGDTQSKWAFFDSHALKKLGVEIEEHGKMPDVVVHYVEKNWLVLIEAVTSHGPVNPKRRQELQKLFSGSKAGLVYVTAFIDRRTMVKYLDDISWETEVWIADSATHLIHFNGERFLGPYEDS; this is translated from the coding sequence ATAGAAAAAACAAAGCGTAAGATTAGGGAAGCTCTAAAGATTTTGGAACTGCTTGGTTTTCCTAAACAGCAACTGAATGAACGATCTGCTCTAACACTGCTTTCTTTATTAGACCTCAAACCTAACGAGAAGTGGGAATCAGCAAAAGATAAATTAATTGGAATTACACCAATGATGGAATTCTTTGCTAAATATTATGGTAAACAATATGCCCCTAATAGTAGAGAAACAGTCCGTCGCCAGACAGTTCATCAATTTGTACAGGCGGCGCTGATTGTTCCTAACCCGGATAACCCCTCCAGACCAACAAACAGCGGGAAAACAGTTTATCAAATTGAGCCGGCTGCTTTAAAACTTCTTCGAGAGTTTGGTAAACCAAGTTGGAATAAATATTTACGCGAGTATCTACGCACAGTAAAAACACTCAAACAACTCTATGCGCGGGAACGAGATATAAATCGCATCCCTGTGAAAATATCAAATGTTTTGGATATTAAGCTTTCACCGGGTGGTCAAAACGTATTGGTGAAAAAAATTATTGATGATTTTTGTCCGATTTTTACACCAGGAGGTTACGTCATATATGTAGGTGACACACAGTCTAAATGGGCATTTTTTGATTCACATGCACTTAAAAAGTTAGGGGTTGAGATAGAAGAGCATGGCAAGATGCCCGATGTCGTAGTGCATTACGTAGAAAAGAACTGGCTCGTTCTGATTGAAGCAGTTACCAGTCACGGGCCAGTAAATCCCAAAAGACGACAGGAATTACAAAAATTATTTTCAGGCTCTAAAGCTGGACTAGTATATGTAACTGCTTTTATTGATCGCCGGACAATGGTAAAATATCTTGATGATATATCCTGGGAAACTGAAGTCTGGATAGCTGACTCGGCTACACATCTAATTCACTTCAATGGGGAACGATTCCTCGGCCCCTATGAAGATTCTTGA
- a CDS encoding sulfite exporter TauE/SafE family protein — MIFEYLLLGLAGVIAGIMNALAGGGTLISFPMLLAAGIPPIAANVTNTIALCPGQLGGAFAQSNDLRGQKERFWLFLPTGIISGVIGGVLLINSGEKLFRSLVPFLILIASGLLAVQEPLRRWLILRTANKGSSVISHKWVILPVGIAGIYGGYFGAGLGVITLAVLGLALEDSLTRLNALKQTFTFSVNVSASIFFLFSGQVVWPAAFVMAAGAIIGGSLGGRLAGRVRPSSLRWVVVSVGVAVGIIYLVR; from the coding sequence ATGATTTTTGAATATTTACTTTTAGGATTGGCCGGTGTGATAGCGGGCATAATGAATGCACTTGCCGGAGGAGGCACACTTATTTCATTCCCAATGCTCCTTGCGGCAGGGATTCCTCCGATAGCTGCAAACGTTACCAACACTATAGCTTTGTGTCCGGGACAACTTGGCGGAGCTTTTGCTCAGTCAAATGATTTGCGCGGGCAGAAGGAGAGGTTTTGGCTCTTCCTTCCGACAGGCATCATAAGCGGAGTAATTGGCGGTGTGTTGCTCATAAATTCGGGAGAAAAACTTTTCCGCTCACTCGTTCCTTTTCTCATCCTCATTGCATCAGGATTGCTTGCAGTTCAGGAACCTTTGCGAAGGTGGCTTATACTAAGGACTGCCAATAAAGGAAGCTCCGTAATATCGCATAAATGGGTGATCCTGCCTGTCGGTATTGCAGGGATCTATGGCGGATATTTTGGTGCAGGGCTTGGTGTCATTACGCTTGCAGTTCTCGGTCTTGCACTTGAAGATTCGCTTACAAGGCTAAATGCACTAAAGCAGACATTCACCTTCAGCGTAAATGTTTCAGCTTCCATATTCTTCCTTTTTTCAGGGCAGGTTGTCTGGCCTGCCGCTTTTGTTATGGCAGCAGGAGCCATCATAGGTGGGTCATTGGGCGGTAGACTTGCCGGCCGTGTCAGACCATCATCGCTTCGCTGGGTTGTGGTTAGTGTCGGGGTAGCTGTAGGAATAATATACTTGGTTAGATAA
- a CDS encoding HEPN domain-containing protein yields the protein MSYEKFLKSNLIKKQQPDFKQIKYQLKRTEKDLKTAESLLSIDLTWAFAVAYHAMMRASKALMFSKGFLPTSKQSHKTIIEFTRLIMGDEYENIISRFNRMRRKRHDFIYDSQNHITTQEAETAIDTAKKLIEKIKDFVTKENPQKELFRKK from the coding sequence ATGAGTTACGAAAAATTCTTGAAGTCAAACCTCATTAAGAAACAGCAGCCAGATTTTAAACAGATCAAATATCAGTTAAAACGTACAGAAAAGGACCTGAAAACTGCAGAGTCCCTATTATCAATCGACCTTACATGGGCATTTGCTGTTGCCTACCATGCTATGATGAGGGCAAGCAAAGCCCTCATGTTTTCCAAGGGATTTCTCCCCACATCAAAACAGTCTCATAAAACCATAATAGAGTTTACAAGGCTAATCATGGGCGATGAATACGAAAATATAATTAGCCGCTTTAACCGTATGCGCAGGAAACGCCATGATTTTATCTACGACTCACAAAACCACATAACAACGCAAGAAGCTGAAACCGCAATAGACACGGCAAAAAAATTAATCGAAAAAATAAAAGATTTTGTCACCAAAGAAAACCCTCAGAAGGAACTGTTCCGAAAAAAATAG
- a CDS encoding phospholipid carrier-dependent glycosyltransferase, with product MPCQNKQKIVSILAGLVLLPFLCFIFLSDLDDLGNYQGDESTWITVSERLFRLYALERNFSDPDWYKEFNTFGSRQPQIGKYLIGLGAVTTDFRGDPREYLWQWSKSREWNMGHTVPPAKVVARARFPVAIMGVIACLSFYWLVTLVTNQWCGLLALANLLGARLLLDLSRRAMIDTPAFTFGLLTLIGMVYLLRSLRDNHTGSAVYCAILTGLAAGAAVGTKLNALLILLVCIISIAGEALLSIYSSRIKAYAAFLCMFIVLGVAGMVFYLSNPFLYHAPLAGFKHMLEMNDIVFDIPYQSLSTLPERISALWKNTGVFAPFANIGLPVDRVILLLGIVAFCIMSFRQGYKRLRYCGLDLILLWIVISYAGIILWLPHDWPRYYLPLQPCNAFLQAYGICWVVSGLRNLVRS from the coding sequence ATGCCCTGCCAGAATAAACAGAAGATTGTGTCGATCCTTGCCGGATTGGTGCTTTTGCCTTTCCTCTGTTTTATCTTTCTCTCAGACCTTGACGACCTCGGCAACTACCAGGGTGATGAATCTACATGGATTACGGTATCGGAAAGGCTTTTCCGTCTCTATGCGCTTGAGCGCAATTTTAGCGATCCGGACTGGTATAAGGAATTCAACACCTTTGGCTCACGCCAGCCTCAGATAGGGAAATACTTGATTGGTCTTGGTGCCGTGACAACTGATTTTAGGGGTGATCCCCGGGAATATCTCTGGCAGTGGTCAAAAAGCCGCGAATGGAATATGGGACATACTGTGCCGCCTGCTAAAGTTGTTGCCCGTGCCCGATTCCCTGTAGCAATTATGGGTGTTATCGCTTGTCTTTCTTTTTACTGGCTTGTTACACTTGTAACGAATCAATGGTGCGGACTCCTTGCCCTTGCCAATCTTCTTGGTGCAAGGCTTCTGCTTGATTTGAGCCGCCGAGCAATGATTGACACTCCTGCTTTTACTTTTGGATTGCTCACTCTGATTGGAATGGTTTATCTTCTGCGTTCACTGCGGGACAATCACACAGGGAGCGCTGTGTATTGTGCAATACTCACCGGGCTTGCTGCCGGCGCTGCTGTCGGTACCAAGCTTAATGCACTGCTTATACTTCTTGTGTGTATCATCTCAATTGCAGGTGAAGCATTGCTTTCGATTTATTCAAGTCGGATCAAAGCATATGCCGCTTTTCTGTGTATGTTCATTGTGCTTGGAGTTGCAGGTATGGTTTTTTATCTTTCAAATCCATTTCTTTATCATGCGCCTCTGGCTGGATTTAAGCATATGCTCGAAATGAATGATATTGTCTTTGATATTCCTTACCAGTCACTTAGCACATTGCCGGAGAGGATTTCCGCGCTCTGGAAAAACACAGGTGTATTTGCCCCTTTCGCCAATATTGGACTTCCAGTGGACCGCGTTATCCTTTTGCTGGGAATTGTTGCATTCTGTATTATGTCATTCCGGCAGGGGTATAAAAGGCTTCGTTACTGCGGACTCGATCTCATACTCTTATGGATTGTTATCTCCTATGCAGGAATAATCCTCTGGCTGCCCCATGACTGGCCGCGCTACTATCTGCCTTTACAGCCATGCAATGCCTTTCTTCAGGCCTATGGAATATGCTGGGTTGTTAGCGGGTTGCGGAATCTTGTAAGGTCTTAA
- a CDS encoding nucleotidyltransferase domain-containing protein: protein MKELTKNRAGLLRLFYTNPEREFYIQEIGRILGKKPGVFQRMLNNMEKEKIISSEYRANARYFRANKTYPLYKELKSIVFKTVGITGSIKEVLDKIGNIKLSFIYGSFAKEKETILSDIDLVIIGKPDEDKLIKQFDKLEDTLRREINYKLFSPAEFRKNVEKEEPFLIEIIREKKIMITGTEDELRKILEVKPH, encoded by the coding sequence ATGAAAGAACTGACAAAAAACAGGGCTGGGCTTTTAAGACTCTTCTACACGAATCCGGAAAGAGAATTTTATATTCAGGAAATCGGGAGAATCTTAGGGAAAAAACCGGGTGTTTTTCAGAGAATGCTGAATAACATGGAAAAAGAAAAGATTATATCCAGCGAATACAGGGCTAATGCCCGGTATTTCAGGGCAAACAAAACCTATCCGCTGTACAAAGAACTAAAAAGTATTGTTTTTAAAACAGTAGGTATCACGGGAAGTATAAAAGAAGTTTTAGATAAAATCGGGAATATAAAGTTGTCATTTATATATGGCTCATTTGCCAAAGAAAAAGAAACTATCCTTTCTGATATTGACCTTGTCATAATAGGCAAACCTGATGAAGATAAGCTTATTAAGCAGTTCGATAAATTGGAAGATACACTCAGGCGTGAAATTAATTATAAACTTTTCAGCCCTGCTGAATTTAGAAAAAATGTAGAAAAAGAGGAACCATTTCTGATAGAAATTATAAGAGAAAAAAAAATAATGATCACAGGGACTGAGGATGAGTTACGAAAAATTCTTGAAGTCAAACCTCATTAA
- a CDS encoding FAD-binding oxidoreductase codes for MSLPLGAYQALEDALGPKNVCDDPAVTTAYSYMWLLYSTHVQSGRYRPAAVALPSSTEEIQAIIQLANRYGFNYIPVGTNLLPPTIPVRPDTVIIDPKRMNRILKLDEKNMYAVVEPYVTYAQLQAEAHKVGLSITTPEAGSQVSVMANNLFQGMGGMGHKYGFNRGILACDWVLPNGDLLKLGSRGNNAAGWFWGDCAGVNLKGLVRADTGHCGGLGMVTTMSVKLFPYPGPRIYPVKGANPDFHMDLPKDRFCLKLIQFKSKHQLGDAMYDIGHSEIAGAVHEEGANWILADNCLSVEEFWERWPKFQHQWKNIMAVSLMGFSSPRQLEYEKKVLDDIVNDHEGTYLDENSDLYKTGSHAIGEALRCGMSNRLYRPAGDFFVLGGFGFDSIDHTIRTSEFMWPIIEDAYKKGHFVEDLSHSDWVNSYQMCHFSEVEPIIYFEHDIEAGATFINGYVGTIVEAVKRKMMPTWPLGPMTWITGPAMCNYHELVIGMKKLLDPRTTSNPGYPLPEVNPFPPPPAQ; via the coding sequence ATGAGTTTACCATTAGGCGCATATCAGGCTCTTGAAGATGCTTTAGGGCCAAAGAATGTTTGCGATGATCCGGCAGTAACAACTGCATACAGCTACATGTGGCTTCTTTACAGCACCCATGTCCAGTCAGGAAGATACAGGCCTGCGGCTGTGGCGCTCCCAAGCAGCACGGAGGAGATACAGGCCATAATCCAGCTTGCCAACAGATACGGTTTCAACTACATCCCGGTAGGAACAAATCTTCTTCCTCCTACAATCCCGGTTCGTCCTGACACGGTAATCATCGATCCCAAAAGGATGAACAGGATTCTGAAATTGGATGAAAAGAACATGTATGCAGTCGTTGAGCCCTACGTTACTTACGCACAGCTACAGGCAGAAGCGCACAAGGTCGGGCTTTCAATAACCACACCGGAAGCCGGCTCACAGGTTTCCGTAATGGCAAACAACCTGTTCCAGGGTATGGGAGGCATGGGGCACAAGTATGGTTTCAACAGAGGCATACTTGCCTGCGACTGGGTTCTACCCAACGGAGACCTATTAAAACTAGGTTCAAGGGGAAACAATGCAGCCGGCTGGTTCTGGGGCGACTGCGCAGGGGTGAATCTCAAAGGATTGGTACGGGCAGACACAGGGCACTGCGGCGGACTGGGAATGGTAACAACAATGTCAGTAAAGTTGTTTCCCTATCCGGGACCGAGAATATACCCTGTTAAGGGAGCAAATCCGGACTTCCATATGGATCTCCCGAAAGATCGTTTCTGCCTGAAGCTCATACAGTTTAAATCCAAGCATCAGCTTGGCGACGCAATGTATGACATCGGACACTCAGAGATTGCAGGCGCTGTCCATGAGGAAGGTGCAAACTGGATACTTGCAGACAACTGTCTGTCCGTTGAAGAGTTCTGGGAAAGATGGCCCAAATTCCAGCACCAGTGGAAAAATATTATGGCTGTATCGTTGATGGGTTTCTCATCACCACGTCAGCTTGAATATGAGAAGAAGGTTCTTGACGACATTGTAAATGACCATGAAGGGACTTACCTTGACGAAAACTCCGATCTTTACAAGACCGGCTCCCATGCAATAGGCGAAGCTTTGAGATGTGGAATGTCAAACAGACTTTACAGACCTGCGGGAGACTTCTTCGTACTCGGCGGTTTCGGCTTCGACTCCATAGACCACACCATCAGGACAAGCGAATTCATGTGGCCAATAATCGAAGACGCATACAAGAAAGGACATTTCGTCGAAGACTTGAGCCACAGCGACTGGGTGAACTCCTATCAGATGTGCCACTTCTCCGAGGTTGAGCCTATAATCTACTTCGAGCATGACATAGAAGCGGGTGCAACATTTATAAACGGTTATGTTGGAACAATCGTCGAGGCGGTAAAAAGAAAGATGATGCCGACATGGCCATTAGGACCGATGACATGGATAACCGGCCCTGCAATGTGCAACTATCATGAACTGGTAATCGGCATGAAGAAGCTGCTCGATCCGAGAACAACATCCAATCCGGGTTATCCGCTTCCGGAAGTAAACCCGTTCCCGCCACCGCCGGCACAGTAA
- a CDS encoding dTDP-4-dehydrorhamnose 3,5-epimerase family protein → MKLIEIQRVSSDSDNRGFAARPVDEKELKAGQVSNIHIVSMKPGVVRGNHYHIKQKEKIWLIGGPCKVIARNRNTGETEEEVFDGNEQILLVIPPDISHAIKNISDRTTYLFCYSNFSPTPDDKDVFRDELVK, encoded by the coding sequence ATGAAACTCATAGAAATACAACGGGTCAGCTCAGACTCGGACAACAGGGGGTTTGCTGCAAGACCTGTTGATGAAAAAGAACTAAAGGCAGGACAGGTTTCAAATATACATATTGTCAGCATGAAACCGGGAGTGGTGCGCGGCAATCACTATCACATAAAGCAGAAGGAGAAGATCTGGCTTATCGGCGGCCCGTGCAAGGTTATTGCAAGGAACAGGAATACAGGAGAGACCGAAGAAGAAGTATTTGACGGAAATGAACAGATACTTCTTGTTATTCCGCCTGACATAAGCCATGCCATAAAAAATATCTCTGACAGAACAACTTATTTATTCTGCTACAGCAATTTCTCCCCTACTCCGGATGATAAGGATGTATTCAGGGACGAGCTTGTGAAATAA